From one Humulus lupulus chromosome 8, drHumLupu1.1, whole genome shotgun sequence genomic stretch:
- the LOC133797502 gene encoding wax ester synthase/diacylglycerol acyltransferase 11-like produces the protein MESEEGVRWRKPGLRPIETDIKSREIHGRDEETRNNNDVVLGEEEPVSPGSRVFHEPNFNVHVLAIMGSKYKIQIDIAKANLPNTLLKHPRFSSLLVVDEKDGRRNMKWVRTEVDVDNHLIVPDIDPNMETTSPDEYVENYIYNLTKTSLDTSKPLWEAHVLNLKTSDAEGIVVFRIHHSLGDGTSLMSLLLACTRQTGDPTALPTLPSAKRRNDKAKGGGGRGFIRSYSQCFLWGLWWPLRLLWNTFVDLVVFMATTSFLKDTDTPISGHSWSVRNPRRIVYKTVSLDDMKLVKNAMNMTINDVALGITQAGLSKYLNRRYGEIRNDDQGTTEKQNNLPKNIRLRSVVLINLRPAAGIQELANMMEKNTEAKWGNWIGYVLLPFDICLRDDPLDYIRKAKATIDRKKHSLEALFTSSMAKLVLKIFGIKIASAISHKIFCNTTMAFSNLVGPLEEIGIYGHSMEYLASTSYGQPHALMVNFQSYINKMTIVLSVDESVIPDAHQLCGDIAESLKLVKDSVVEKL, from the exons ATGGAATCTGAAGAAGGTGTGCGATGGAGAAAACCAGGCCTGAGACCGATAGAAACAGATATCAAAAGCAGAGAAATCCACGGAAGAGATGAAGAGACAAGGAATAATAACGACGTCGTTTTAGGAGAAGAAGAGCCAGTGAGTCCAGGGAGTCGTGTTTTCCACGAGCCAAACTTCAACGTCCATGTTCTGGCAATCATGGGGTCCAAGTACAAAATTCAAATAGATATTGCTAAGGCCAACTTGCCTAACACTCTGCTCAAACACCCCCGCTTCTCCAGTTTACtg gTTGTGGACGAGAAAGATGGACGGAGGAATATGAAATGGGTGAGAACAGAGGTTGACGTGGACAACCACCTCATAGTTCCGGATATTGACCCAAACATGGAAACTACATCTCCGGACGAGTACGTGGAAAATTACATTTATAACCTCACGAAAACCAGCCTCGACACGTCCAAACCACTCTGGGAGGCCCACGTCCTCAACCTGAAAACCTCTGACGCCGAGGGAATCGTGGTTTTCAGGATCCACCACTCGCTAGGGGATGGCACGTCACTCATGTCTCTCCTCCTGGCTTGTACGCGTCAGACGGGGGACCCCACTGCCCTGCCGACCCTTCCGTCGGCGAAGAGGAGGAACGATAAGGCCAAGGGCGGCGGTGGTCGTGGTTTTATCAGAAGCTATTCGCAGTGCTTCTTGTGGGGTCTCTGGTGGCCTCTTCGGTTGCTTTGGAATACTTTTGTTGATCTTGTCGTTTTTATGGCTACGACGTCGTTTTTGAAAGATACTGATACTCCTATTTCGGGTCATTCCTGGAGTGTTAGGAATCCACGTCGGATTGTTTATAAGACGGTCAGTTTGGACGATATGAAGCTGGTAAAGAACGCAATGAACAtg ACCATAAACGATGTTGCCTTGGGAATCACTCAGGCTGGTTTATCTAAGTATCTCAACAGAAGATATG GTGAGATTAGGAACGATGACCAAGGAACAACAGAGAAGCAAAACAATCTTCCCAAAAATATTCGTCTAAGATCTGTTGTGCTCATAAACCTTAGACCGGCAGCAGGAATTCAG GAACTAGCTAACATGATGGAGAAGAATACTGAAGCAAAGTGGGGGAATTGGATTGGTTATGTGCTTCTTCCATTTGACATCTGTTTAAGGGATGACCCCTTAGATTACATTCGTAAAGCTAAAGCTACCATTGATCGAAAAAAGCATTCTCTTGAAGCTCTTTTCACTTCTTCCATGGCCAAACTAGTTCTTAAAATTTTTGGCATCAAG ATAGCAAGTGCTATATCCCACAAAATTTTCTGCAACACCACAATGGCATTCTCCAATTTGGTCGGACCACTTGAGGAAATTGGTATCTACGGCCATTCAATGGAATACCTTGCTTCAACTTCTTATGGCCAACCACAT gcATTGATGGTTAATTTTCAGAGCTATATCAACAAGATGACGATTGTTCTCTCAGTAGATGAAAGTGTTATTCCAGATGCTCATCAACTATGTGGTGATATTGCAGAATCGCTCAAGCTCGTGAAAGACTCTGTTGTTGAGAAACTCTAG